In Mustela lutreola isolate mMusLut2 chromosome 4, mMusLut2.pri, whole genome shotgun sequence, the genomic stretch ACTGGGCAACATGTGCTTTGTCTTCTTGTTGCTCCCATAACCAATGTTGGGCATCAAGATCTGGCCCTTGAATCTTCTGTGCACCCTATTGTCAATGCCTCTCGGCTTCCGCCAGTTGCGCTTAATTTTGACATATCGGTCTGACTGGTGCCGGATGAACTTCTTGGTCCTCTTTTTAATGATCTTGGGCTTCACCAAAGGTCTGAGGGCAGCCATGATGCCCAGTAACAGATGGCTGCCACCTCCGCAGGCAGCGCCGAAGAAGAGAGCGGCTATTTACAACTTTTAATTCTGTCTTATGGGCTAACATCAGAAAACAcaacaggaggggcacctgggtggtgccgtGGGATtagtgtccaattcttggtttcagcgcaGCTCATAATCTCTGGGTgacaatctcagggtcgtgagataaGAGCCCTATATCCAGCCCTGCGTGGAGCCCGCAcggagtgtggagtctgcttatccctctccctctgctcctcctcttgctcactctctctcataatttttttttaagtctttaaaaaagaaaacacaacaagaAGAGTTCTGGGATGGATGTCAAAGGGCTTGGATTCAAGTTAAGAGATCACTTCAAGTGGTTCTAAAAGTGGCAAAACCACTGACCCACTGCCTCCCACCCCAGTGCCTCCACTTCAATATATGGAGTCATATATAGAGGAACATCTCTGGCTTTTTTATGATTCAAAAATGTGGTGAGGGTGCATGAGGTGAAATAAAAAGATGCCCAAACACAGAAATACATGTTTTACTCAAGTTCCTTGCAGCAGAATGAAACAGATAGACTACACGATCTCTAATATCTCTTCCAGTAATAACATCCTGATTAACAGAAGTGAAAAATCAAAACCCAGACACAGGCTTAAGAGCaatggaaagtgtgtgtgtgtgtcatctatgtacatgcacatacatatctCTATCTACATTTGTGCCATTAGATGGCAGCAGGAAGCTAACTCGTAATAACAAAGTTGGCTTCAGCcgagtttctccctctgtcagacAAATTTCCCTTGGCTTTTCCTTTTAAACTCCAAGTCTCcacaggattctctctctctctctctctccccccgcccccacccctaacttaaaaatcacctttttattaaattatgaaaCATGCCAAGTGTTCACAAACCCATCATACACAAATTCGGCAAGTTTTGCCATCCTTCCTGCGACTGTCCACCCATGTCTCCTTctccactgaatttttttttttaatttttttattttttataaacatatattttttataaacatatatttttatccccaggtctgtgaatcaccaggtttacacacttcacagcactcaccaaatcacataccctccccaatgtccataatcccacccccttctccccaaccccctccccccggcaaccctcagtttgttttgtgagattaagagtcacttatggtttgtctccctcccaatcccatcttgtttcatttattcttctacccacttaagcctccatgttgcatcaccacttcctcatatcagggagatcatatgatagttgtctttctctgcttgacttatttcgctaagcatgatacgctctagttccatccacgttgttgcaaatggcaagatttcatttcttttgatggctgcatagtattccattgggtatatatatcacatcttcttgatccattcatctgttgatggacatctaggttctttccatagtttggctattgtggacattgctgctataaacattcgggtgcatgtgtccctttggatcactacatttgtatctttagggtaaatacccaatagtgcaattgctgggtcatagggcagttctattttcaacattttgaggaacctccatgctgttttccagagtggctgcaccagcttgcattcccaccaacagtgtaggagggttcccctttctccgcatcctcgccagcatctgtcatttcctgacttgttgattttagccattctgactggtgtgaggtgatatctcattgtggttttgatttgtatttccctgatgccgagtgatatggagcactttttcatgtgtctgttcgccatctggatgtcttctttgcagaaatgtctgttcatgtcttctgcccatttcttgattggattatttgttctttgggtgttgagtttgctaagttctttatagattctggacactagtcctttatctgatatgtcgtttgcaaatatcttctcccattctgtcagttgtcttttgattttgttaactgtttcctttgctgtgcaaaagcttttgatcttgatgaaatcccagtagttcattttttcccttgcttcccttgccttttgcgttgttcctaggaagatgttgctgcggcagaggtcgaagaggttgctgcccgtgttctcctcaaggattttgatggattcctttcgtacattgaggtccttcatccattttgagtctatttttgtgtgtggtgtaaggaaatggtccaatttcatttttctgcatgtggctgtccaattttcccagcaccatttattgaaaaggctgtcttttttccattggacattctttcctgctttgtcgaagattagttgaccatagagttgagggtctatttctgggctctctattctgttccattgatcgatgtgtctgtttttgtcccagtaccatgctgtcttgatgatgacagctttgtaatagagcttgaagtccggaattgtgatgccaccaacgttggctttctttttcaatatccctttggctattcgaggtcttttctggttccatataaattttaggattatttgttccatttctttgaaaaagatggatggtactttgataggaattgcattaaatgtgtatattgctttaggtagcatagacattttcacaatatttattcttccaatccaggagcatggaacatttttccatttctttgtgtcttcctcaatttctttcatgagtactttatagttttctgagtatagattctgtgtctctttggttaggtttattcctaggtatcttatggttttggatgcaattgtaaatgggattgactccttaatatctctttcttctgtcttgctgttggtgtagagaaatgcaactgatttctgtgcattgattttatatcctgacactttactgaattcctgtataagttctagcagttttggagtggagtcttttgggttttccacatatagtatcatatcatctgcgaagagtgataatttgacttcttctttgccgatttggatgcctttaatttccttttgttgtctgattgctgaggctaggacctctagtacgatgttgaatagcagtggtgataatggacatccctgccgtgttcctgaccttagcggaaaagctttcagtttttctccattgagaatgatatttgcggtgggtttttcatagatggctttgatgatattgaggtatgtgccctctatccctacactttgaagagttttgatcaggaagggatgttgtactttgtcaaatgctttttcagcatctattgagagtatcatatggttcttgttcttacttttattgatgtgttgtatcacattgactgatttgcggatgttgaaccaaccttgcagccctggaataaatcccacttggtcgtggtgaataatctttttaatgtactgttgaatcctattggctagtattttgttgagtattttcgcatctgtgttcatcaaggatattggtctatagctctcttttttggtgggatccttgtctggttttgggatcaaggtgatgctggcctcataaaatgagtttggaagttttccttccatttctattttttggaacagttttaggagaataggaattagttcttctttaaatgtttggtagaattcccccgggaagccgtctggccctgggcttttgtttgtttggagatttttaatgactgtttcaatctccttactggttatgggtctgttcaggctttctatttcttcatggttcagttgtggtagtttatatgtttctaggaatgcatccatttcttccagattgtcaaatttattgccgtagagttgctcatagtatgttcttataatagtttgtatttctttggtgttagttgtgatctctcctctttcattcatgattttatttatttgggtcctttctcttttctttttgataagtcgggccaggggtttatcaattttattaattctttcaaagaaccagctcctagtttggttgatttgttctattgtttttttggtttctatttcattgatttctgctctgatctttatgatttctcttctcctgctgggcttagggtttctttcttgttctttctccagctcctttaggtgtagggttaggttgtgtacctgagacctttcttgtttcttgagaaaggcttgtaccgctatatattttcctctcaggactgcctttgttgtgtcccacagattttgaaccgttgtattttcattatcatttgtttccatgatttttttcaattcttctttaatttcccggttgacccattcattctttagaaggatactgtttagtctccatgtatttgggttctttccaaacttccttttgtggttgagttctagctttagagcattgtggtctgaaaatatgcagggaatgatcccaatcttttgatacctgttgagtcctgatttaggaccgaggatgtgatctattctggagaatgttccatgtgcactagagaagaatgtgtattctgttgctttgggatgaaatattctgaatatatctgtgatgtccatctggtccagtgtgtcatttaaggcctttatttccttgctgatcttttgcttggatgacctgtccatttcagtgaggggagtgttaaagtcccctactattattgtattattgttgatgtgtttctttgattttgttattaattggtttatatagttggctgctcccacattgggggcatagatatttaaaatt encodes the following:
- the LOC131830349 gene encoding large ribosomal subunit protein eL32-like: MAALRPLVKPKIIKKRTKKFIRHQSDRYVKIKRNWRKPRGIDNRVHRRFKGQILMPNIGYGSNKKTKHMLPSGFRKFLVHNVKELEVLLMCNRSYCAEIAHNVSSKNRKAVVERAVQLAIRVTNPNARLCSEENE